Part of the Flavobacterium sp. MDT1-60 genome, TTTAATTTTCGAGATATTGATCTAATAGCGAATTTAATCTTTTAATTCTTTCGATGGTTTCTTCACCATCAATTGCGTTATCAATTTGTTTTTGTTCAACCTGTGACGCAAATTGCAATGCACACATAGCCAATACATCTTGTTTGTCACGAACCGCGTAACTTTCTTCGAATTGCTTAATCATAGCATCAATTTTCTTTGAAGCACTTCTAAGTCCTTCTTCCTGAGCGGGTTCAACCGTTAACGGATAAACGCGGTCTGCAATTGATATTTTAATTCTAAGCTTTCCGTCCATGTTTTTCTAATCTGATAGTTGTGCTATACAGTAATCAATTTCGCGAATTAATGAATTTATTTTAAGCTTTGTCTCTCTCTTGTTATTGTCGCTGCCGAGCAACGAATTGGCTATTTTAAGTGTATCATATTGCTTTTTTAAAGCCTCCATTTCTTCAGATTGTTTCTGGATGATTTGCGCAGCTTTGGCTAATTGTAATCGTAATTCCTGATTGTTTTTCTCCAGGCCTTTTGATTTTTCAAAAAGCTTTTCGACTTTATATTCAAGAGTATCAATTATTTCGGCAATTACACTCATTATAAATCCTATTCATTACTTAATCATACAAAGTTAGTATTCCTTTTTATTAATGCAATTTTTTATCGATTTTTTTGCATTAAAAATAGACAAATAAATGAAATTCAATCAATTGTATTTTTGTCTTATTCTGATCGGTTTTAGCCTGTTATTTTTTTATCTTAGCAAAAATGTTGCTTATGAGATTTTCAGTACTTACCCTGTTATTTTGCCAGTTTATTTTTGCTCAGGCTCAATATCCTAAAGATTATTTTGCTCCGCCACTAGATATTCCGATGCAGTTATCGGGGAATTTTGGTGAGTTGAGGCCGAATCATTTTCACGCGGGTTTCGATTTAAAAACCAGTCAAAGGGAAGGATTAAATGTTTACGCAGTAGCAGATGGATATGTATCAAGAATAAAAATTTCGACTTTTGGTAACGGTAAATGTATTTACATAACGCATCCAAATGGCTTTACTTCGGTATACGGACATTTGCAAACTACAATTGGTGCAATTCAGGATTATGTTCTGCAAACACATTATAAAGAAAAAGCATTCGAAATTGAAATGTTCCCAAAACCTGGCGAATTGCCTGTTACAAAAGGACAGTTAATTGCGCTTTCCGGTAATACAGGTTCGTCTGAAGGCCCGCACCTTCATTTTGAAATAAGAGATACAAAATCGGAGTTTGTGATTAATCCGATGTTTTTTGGATTTGATAAAAATATAAAAGACACTAAAAAACCAACGATTTTGAGTTTATATGTCTATCCAATGGATAACACAACGGTTAATCAATCGAAGCAGCCTTTATTATTAAATCTCTCCCTTCAAAAAGACGGAACCTACCTGGCAAGTAAGGTAAAAGCAAATGGGAAAATTGGCTTCGGAATTAATACGGTTGATTTCGATGATGTCTCGGGAAATAAAAATGGAGTTTTTAACGTATCGACTTTCGTTAACGGAAGTCAAAATTACAATTACCAGTTCAACACCTATTCGTTTGATGAAATGCGTTATGTAAATGCGTTCATTGATTATGCTAAATATAAAAAATCAGGACAACGCATTCAAAAGCTTTTTATGAAAATACCTTTTGCGTTGAGTATTATAAAAACGGATTCGCTTCGGGGTATTATTCCGGTCGAGTCGAATTTGGCCTCAACTTATCGAATTGAAGTTTCAGATTATTTTGGGAATTTAAGTGCAATTACGGTTCCAATTGAGTATGATGTCGAAACGCCGGTTATAAATGCAGAACCAGTAGCTTCTAAATATTTCATAAAGACCAATAAAGATTATAATTTTGAAAAAGATAATATGTCGGTGTTTTTTTCGGCAGGAACATTTTACGATGATTTTAATTTGAATTTTGATGTAAAAAACAACCGAATCTACATTCATGATGATGTTGTTCCTGTTCATTCCAATTTTACGATTACAATAAAAGACAGTACCTATTCAGAAGCCCTAAGAGATAAAGTTTTTATAGGAAGAAGCGGTAGTTATATTGCAACAACAAGAAAAAATGATGTTTTTACAGCTAAATCTAAAACTTTAGGACAATTTGGATTGGTGCTCGATACAATCGCTCCAATTATTAAAATTGCAAAGCCAATTCAGGATAAATGGATCAGCGATATCAAAACAATTCAGTTTACAATAAGCGATAGTTTGTCTGGAATTAAATCTTACAACGGATATTTAAACGGAAACTGGGTTTTATTTGAATATGATAATAAAACCAAAAAAATTACGCACAAGTTTGATGATACCTTATTAGCTGAAGGAGCAAATGATTTAAAAATTGAAGTGATTGATAATGTGGGTAATTCTGCTATCTTTGAAACTCACTTTTTTAGAAGTCAACAAAAATAAAACCAAAACATTTGAGCCATCGTCAATTAATATTTGCTTTTCTTTTTCTGTGCAGCTGTGTTTCATTCGCTCAGAATGCACATGTAAAAGGTATTGTTTTAGATCAGGAAAACCGTCCAGTTTCAGATGTCAACATTGCTGCCTTAGGAAACGTTGCGCAATCAGACTCAAATGGTTTTTTTGAAATTGAAATTCCTTCGAATAAAAAAGTCTCTTTGATTTTTACTCATATTTCCTTAAAAATGATGAGTCTTACGGTGAGTTTAAAACCAAATGAAGTTTTCGTTTTTAATCCGGTAATGAGTAATTCTGAGGAGCAAATGGGAGAAGTATTTGTGTCTTCTAAAAATAAAAAACGCGTTCAGGGAATCACGACAATAGATGTTGCTACAATCAAAAAGATTCCGGGAGCAAATGCCGGAATCGAGAATATTTTAAAAACATTGCCAGGAGTAAATTCTAATAATGAATTGAGTACGCAATACGCAGTTCGGGGTGGAAATTATGATGAAAATTTAGTCTATGTCAATGAAGTCGAAGTCTATCGTCCCTTTTTAATTCGTTCTGGGCAACAAGAAGGATTAAGTTTTACAAATACCGATTTGGTTCAGAATGTCGATTTTTCTGCGGGAGGGTTTGAGGCTAAATTTGGAGATAAATTATCTTCTGTCTTAGATATTACCTACCGAAAACCGACACAATTTGGTGCTGCTTTTGAAACTAGTTTATTAGGCGCAAGTGCTGCAGTTGATTTGGTATCTAAAAATAAAAAATGGTCTGCTGTAACAGGAATTCGCTATCGAAACAATAGTTTGCTTGTTAATAGTCAGGATACGGAAACGAATTATACGCCAACTTTTACTGATGTTCAAACGAATGTTACCTATGATATTTCTAAAAAATGGCAAATGAGTTTTTTAGGGAATATTTCTCAAAATAAATATTTATATCAGCCTTTAACGCGTGAAACAAGATTTGGAACAATAGATCAGCCAATGGAGTTGAATGTTTATTATGAAGGACAGGAAAAGGATCAATATGATACTTATTTTGGGGCGTTGAAAACTACTTATAAAGTTTCTCCTGATTTTACTTTAAAGTTAATTGGTTCTTTATTTCATACAACAGAAAAGGAACATTTTGATATTTTGGCACAATATCGTTTAGGAAATGTTACTGAGGAAGGAGAGCCTGAAGCAATTGATTTTACGCGTGGAATTGGTTCTCAACTCAATCATGCCCGAAATGATTTAGATGCATTGATTGCAAATATTGAAATTAAAGGTTTTAAGGACTGGAAAAATGACAGTCAGTTAGAATTTGGTTTAAAATATACCAGAGAATCCATTCGTGACAGGGTTGTTGAGTGGGAAGTAATTGATTCGGCGGGATTTTCTATA contains:
- a CDS encoding TonB-dependent receptor plug domain-containing protein, with protein sequence MSHRQLIFAFLFLCSCVSFAQNAHVKGIVLDQENRPVSDVNIAALGNVAQSDSNGFFEIEIPSNKKVSLIFTHISLKMMSLTVSLKPNEVFVFNPVMSNSEEQMGEVFVSSKNKKRVQGITTIDVATIKKIPGANAGIENILKTLPGVNSNNELSTQYAVRGGNYDENLVYVNEVEVYRPFLIRSGQQEGLSFTNTDLVQNVDFSAGGFEAKFGDKLSSVLDITYRKPTQFGAAFETSLLGASAAVDLVSKNKKWSAVTGIRYRNNSLLVNSQDTETNYTPTFTDVQTNVTYDISKKWQMSFLGNISQNKYLYQPLTRETRFGTIDQPMELNVYYEGQEKDQYDTYFGALKTTYKVSPDFTLKLIGSLFHTTEKEHFDILAQYRLGNVTEEGEPEAIDFTRGIGSQLNHARNDLDALIANIEIKGFKDWKNDSQLEFGLKYTRESIRDRVVEWEVIDSAGFSINPPLVILPKNNQPYQSYTGPLLPYQDVRATNFNMVNRIAGYAQWNQKTEIGSNEVWYHVGARFQSWDVSGAAVEGKNQIVFSPRAQFAIKPDWDVDMVFRLSGGIYHQPPFYRELRDVNGVVNPNVKAQESVHIVLSNDYNFKMWNRPFKWVTEVYYKSLSDVNVYSIDNVRVRYIANNNATAYAQGLDFRLNGEFVPGTESWVSFGYLKTEENYENKGYIARPTDQRLKFAMLFQDYMPNIPSVKLYLNLVYNTGLPGGAPAYSDPYLYQNRLNDYRRADVGFAKVFVDSTTKTAKANWLKGFKELSVGFEIFNLFNNQNAITNTWVRDVYSKNEYAIPNYMTSRVFNVKINARL
- a CDS encoding M23 family metallopeptidase, producing the protein MRFSVLTLLFCQFIFAQAQYPKDYFAPPLDIPMQLSGNFGELRPNHFHAGFDLKTSQREGLNVYAVADGYVSRIKISTFGNGKCIYITHPNGFTSVYGHLQTTIGAIQDYVLQTHYKEKAFEIEMFPKPGELPVTKGQLIALSGNTGSSEGPHLHFEIRDTKSEFVINPMFFGFDKNIKDTKKPTILSLYVYPMDNTTVNQSKQPLLLNLSLQKDGTYLASKVKANGKIGFGINTVDFDDVSGNKNGVFNVSTFVNGSQNYNYQFNTYSFDEMRYVNAFIDYAKYKKSGQRIQKLFMKIPFALSIIKTDSLRGIIPVESNLASTYRIEVSDYFGNLSAITVPIEYDVETPVINAEPVASKYFIKTNKDYNFEKDNMSVFFSAGTFYDDFNLNFDVKNNRIYIHDDVVPVHSNFTITIKDSTYSEALRDKVFIGRSGSYIATTRKNDVFTAKSKTLGQFGLVLDTIAPIIKIAKPIQDKWISDIKTIQFTISDSLSGIKSYNGYLNGNWVLFEYDNKTKKITHKFDDTLLAEGANDLKIEVIDNVGNSAIFETHFFRSQQK
- a CDS encoding cell division protein ZapA, with translation MDGKLRIKISIADRVYPLTVEPAQEEGLRSASKKIDAMIKQFEESYAVRDKQDVLAMCALQFASQVEQKQIDNAIDGEETIERIKRLNSLLDQYLEN